In a genomic window of Gemmatimonadota bacterium:
- the purB gene encoding adenylosuccinate lyase: MSLRSLSPLDGRYGDRLQGLSSYFSEWALIKYRLHVEIEWLITMAERPEIEHVRAFSEEETAFLRALVLDFTDAQALRIKEIEQETRHDVKAVEYYVREAIAGTSVADVTESVHFCCTSEDINNLAYALMLRDGILQEWLPGSQDLISAAADLAGETADIPMLSHTHGQSATPTTVGKELAVFVARWRRQLDQVAHSEYLGKFNGAVGNYNAHIVVYPDVPWEAVARHFVEDRLGLTFNPITIQIEPHDYLAELFHRLMRFNTVLLDFDRDMWSYISLGYFRQKVVGTETGSSVMPHKVNPIDFENSEANVGVSNALLEHLAGKLQISRQQRDLSDSSALRNVGVAIGHSLLAIHSAIQGMGRVEVDRDAVSADLDGAWEVLAEAVQMVMRKAGHENPYERMKTLTRGQVITQEIMEDLIRDLDLPDDDKLRLLALTPPDYVGLAPVLARHIAREGEDIGPEGAADKQDSPGADEEDA; encoded by the coding sequence ATGTCATTGCGATCACTATCTCCCCTGGACGGCCGTTACGGCGACCGGCTGCAGGGCCTTTCCTCCTATTTCTCCGAATGGGCGCTTATCAAGTACCGGCTGCACGTGGAGATCGAGTGGCTGATCACCATGGCGGAGCGGCCCGAAATCGAACACGTGCGCGCCTTCTCCGAGGAAGAGACCGCTTTCCTCCGGGCGCTGGTCCTTGATTTCACCGACGCGCAGGCGCTGCGGATCAAGGAAATCGAGCAGGAGACCCGCCATGACGTCAAGGCGGTGGAGTACTACGTACGGGAAGCCATCGCCGGGACCTCCGTGGCGGACGTCACCGAATCGGTCCATTTCTGCTGTACTTCCGAAGACATCAACAACCTTGCCTACGCCCTCATGCTCAGGGACGGGATCCTGCAGGAGTGGCTGCCTGGAAGCCAGGACCTGATCTCCGCCGCGGCCGACCTCGCCGGCGAAACGGCGGACATCCCGATGCTCAGCCACACCCACGGGCAATCCGCCACGCCCACCACCGTCGGCAAGGAGCTCGCCGTGTTCGTCGCCCGCTGGCGGCGCCAGCTCGACCAGGTCGCCCACAGTGAGTACCTCGGCAAGTTCAACGGGGCGGTGGGCAACTACAACGCCCATATCGTCGTGTATCCCGATGTGCCGTGGGAGGCCGTCGCCCGGCACTTCGTCGAGGACCGCCTTGGACTGACCTTCAATCCGATCACCATACAGATCGAGCCCCACGACTACCTGGCGGAGCTCTTCCACCGGCTGATGCGGTTTAATACCGTGCTGCTCGATTTCGACCGGGACATGTGGTCGTACATTTCCCTTGGCTACTTTCGCCAGAAGGTGGTGGGGACCGAGACGGGTTCCTCGGTCATGCCACACAAGGTGAACCCCATCGATTTCGAGAATTCCGAGGCCAACGTGGGCGTCAGCAACGCACTGCTCGAACACCTGGCCGGAAAGCTGCAGATCTCGCGGCAGCAGCGCGACCTGAGCGACTCCTCCGCCCTGCGGAACGTCGGCGTGGCCATCGGCCACTCGCTGCTGGCGATCCATTCGGCCATCCAGGGCATGGGCCGCGTGGAAGTGGACCGGGACGCGGTGAGCGCCGACCTCGACGGGGCCTGGGAGGTGCTGGCGGAAGCGGTGCAGATGGTCATGCGCAAGGCCGGCCACGAGAACCCCTACGAGCGGATGAAGACGCTGACCCGGGGACAGGTCATTACGCAGGAGATCATGGAGGACCTGATCCGCGACCTGGACCTGCCGGACGACGACAAGCTTCGCCTGCTCGCCCTGACGCCCCCGGACTACGTCGGTCTCGCGCCGGTACTTGCCAGGCACATCGCCCGGGAGGGCGAGGACATCGGACCGGAAGGCGCGGCAGATAAACAGGATTCGCCGGGCGCTGACGAGGAAGACGCCTGA
- a CDS encoding FtsX-like permease family protein, with translation MLAEGVSPADLAVKFPRFVDRHVGEQLQVRGGRYAFSLQPVTDIHLYSHLENEPGVNTDVSYVYILSAMGLFILVIVCINYVNLSTAQFAHRVREIGMRKVLGASRLHLVRQYLGESVLLAFAALLIALVAVWLVSPWFDALTGMPASAGFMGHALWWVALPAAAVFIGLLSGGYPAIRLSAFGAVPGLKEGQSGRPVWPGWSTGTDSVLTRKVLVVIQFAISIALIIGTGVLFGQISYIQNKHLGFDKEQVIAIPSIAAVAYQYQSWKDELLRHSGVVDASQGGYLPGLEGNIGWVTSETAWRVEDPDQVKHDLQGVIVAAGYVETLGLEMLAGRSFGGPLDSQTESDKILLNETAMRLLGWDTPEEALGERVQFGIGMTQTVIGVVRDYHLRSLHLPIEPLVILNGRGQLIAVRIQPGDTKSTLAFIEQAWTRHFPDFPFAFSFIDEDIDRLYRAEQRIGNVFAVFAVVGVLLACMGLFALVSYTVGRRTREIGIRKALGASVRRVLALLSAEFVGLVLLANAIAWPAAWLIMSRWLESFAYRIELGWEIFLAAGGVALLITVLTIGYHVTRTALANPAEVLRGE, from the coding sequence ATGCTGGCAGAAGGCGTTTCGCCGGCGGATCTGGCGGTGAAGTTTCCCCGGTTCGTGGACCGGCACGTGGGCGAGCAGCTCCAGGTGCGCGGCGGCCGTTACGCGTTTTCGCTTCAGCCGGTCACCGATATTCACCTGTATTCCCATCTCGAGAACGAACCCGGCGTCAACACCGACGTCAGCTATGTCTATATCCTGTCGGCCATGGGGCTCTTCATCCTGGTGATCGTATGCATCAACTACGTGAACCTGTCCACCGCGCAGTTCGCCCACCGGGTGCGGGAGATCGGCATGCGCAAGGTCCTCGGTGCGTCCCGCCTGCACCTGGTCCGGCAGTACCTGGGAGAGTCCGTCCTGCTGGCCTTTGCGGCCCTGCTCATCGCCCTGGTGGCGGTTTGGCTCGTATCTCCGTGGTTCGACGCGCTGACGGGCATGCCGGCATCCGCGGGGTTCATGGGGCATGCGCTCTGGTGGGTGGCCTTGCCGGCCGCAGCGGTCTTCATCGGCCTGTTGTCCGGAGGCTATCCGGCCATCCGGCTCTCTGCCTTCGGGGCGGTTCCCGGGCTGAAGGAGGGTCAGTCAGGCCGGCCAGTCTGGCCTGGCTGGTCGACCGGAACGGACAGCGTGCTTACGAGGAAGGTTCTCGTAGTTATCCAGTTCGCCATTTCCATCGCGTTGATCATCGGCACGGGCGTCCTGTTCGGCCAGATCAGCTACATTCAGAACAAGCACCTGGGATTCGACAAGGAGCAGGTGATCGCCATTCCCTCAATCGCCGCGGTGGCGTACCAATACCAGTCCTGGAAGGACGAACTACTCAGGCACAGCGGAGTGGTGGACGCGAGCCAGGGGGGCTACCTGCCCGGATTGGAGGGAAACATCGGGTGGGTGACCTCCGAAACGGCCTGGCGCGTTGAAGATCCGGACCAGGTCAAGCACGACCTCCAGGGCGTTATCGTCGCGGCGGGTTACGTGGAGACACTGGGCTTGGAAATGTTGGCGGGCAGGTCGTTCGGCGGTCCGTTGGACAGCCAGACCGAATCCGACAAGATCCTGCTCAACGAGACCGCTATGCGCCTGCTGGGTTGGGATACCCCGGAAGAGGCCCTGGGAGAACGGGTCCAGTTCGGCATCGGCATGACGCAGACCGTCATCGGCGTGGTGCGGGACTATCACCTTCGTTCATTGCACCTGCCCATCGAACCCCTCGTGATCCTTAACGGCCGTGGACAACTCATCGCGGTCAGGATCCAACCCGGGGATACGAAATCAACGCTGGCGTTCATAGAACAGGCATGGACGCGTCATTTTCCCGATTTCCCCTTTGCCTTCTCTTTCATCGACGAGGATATCGACAGGTTGTACCGGGCCGAACAGCGCATAGGGAACGTTTTCGCGGTCTTCGCGGTGGTCGGGGTGCTGCTCGCCTGCATGGGCCTCTTCGCGCTGGTCTCCTACACGGTCGGGCGCAGGACGCGGGAGATCGGCATCCGCAAGGCGCTGGGCGCTTCCGTGCGCCGCGTGCTCGCTCTGCTGTCCGCCGAGTTCGTGGGCCTCGTGCTCCTCGCCAATGCCATTGCCTGGCCGGCCGCCTGGCTGATCATGAGCCGCTGGCTCGAGTCCTTCGCCTACCGGATCGAGCTGGGGTGGGAGATCTTCCTCGCCGCCGGGGGTGTGGCCCTGCTGATCACAGTGCTGACCATCGGTTACCATGTGACCCGGACTGCGCTGGCCAATCCGGCCGAAGTGTTGCGGGGCGAGTGA
- a CDS encoding ABC transporter permease produces the protein MLNSDLTIALRHLGRNKGYTLVNVLGLAVGMTCASLIFLYVGHELSYDRYHEQADRIYRVVFNDNAKTPRSVGPALQADFPEVQDLLRLHPTTGTWVMKYEDRIYYERGVYWAESSLFDFFALPLVQGDPESALEAPYTVVISEDTARRYFGDEDPMGKTIDADNGFMLLTVTGILENMPANTHFQADFFISLASGYEEYGRWSREN, from the coding sequence ATGCTCAATAGTGACTTGACCATAGCATTGCGGCACCTTGGTCGCAACAAGGGTTACACCCTGGTCAACGTCCTGGGCCTGGCGGTCGGCATGACCTGTGCGAGCCTGATCTTCCTGTACGTCGGGCACGAACTGAGCTACGACCGCTACCACGAGCAGGCCGACCGGATATACCGGGTCGTGTTCAACGACAATGCCAAGACGCCTCGCAGCGTTGGGCCCGCGCTGCAGGCCGACTTCCCTGAAGTACAGGACCTGCTGCGTTTGCACCCCACGACCGGCACCTGGGTCATGAAGTACGAAGACCGGATTTACTACGAAAGAGGGGTTTACTGGGCGGAAAGCTCGCTGTTCGACTTCTTCGCGCTGCCCCTGGTCCAGGGCGATCCGGAAAGCGCGCTCGAAGCGCCGTACACTGTGGTCATCAGCGAGGATACGGCCCGCAGGTATTTCGGCGACGAAGATCCGATGGGCAAGACGATCGATGCCGACAACGGCTTCATGCTGCTGACGGTCACCGGGATCTTGGAAAACATGCCGGCGAATACCCATTTCCAGGCCGATTTCTTCATTTCGCTGGCATCGGGGTACGAGGAGTACGGTCGCTGGTCCCGGGAGAACTGA
- a CDS encoding rhodanese-like domain-containing protein has translation MKNQIAHYENKLKYETDSYDLWESITLGKDVVVVDARSEEAYAERHIPGAVNIPHRTMDAETTGHLDKNTLYVTYCDGIGCNASTKGALNMARLGFNVKELMGGLDWWMRDGYETEGLQATEGKALVCGCG, from the coding sequence ATGAAAAACCAGATCGCACACTATGAGAACAAGCTGAAATATGAGACCGATTCCTATGACCTCTGGGAATCCATCACGCTGGGCAAGGACGTCGTCGTGGTAGACGCGCGGTCCGAGGAAGCCTACGCGGAACGCCATATCCCCGGCGCCGTCAATATCCCTCACCGGACCATGGACGCAGAAACCACGGGCCATCTGGACAAAAACACTCTTTATGTGACCTATTGCGATGGGATCGGCTGCAATGCGTCGACCAAGGGCGCGCTTAACATGGCCAGGCTTGGTTTCAACGTGAAGGAACTAATGGGCGGCCTGGACTGGTGGATGAGAGACGGCTACGAGACCGAAGGCCTGCAGGCCACCGAAGGCAAAGCACTGGTCTGCGGTTGCGGTTAA
- a CDS encoding sodium:solute symporter family protein encodes MPSLPTNFGTLDWLIVAVYMAATVGVGLYMNRYIRDMGDYIVAGRSLKSRLAVATMIGSELGLVTVMYSAQKGFTGGFAAFHIAVIAGVVTFIVGMTGFIVVPLRRLGVMTIPEFYEKRFSRGVRVFGGLLLAFAGILNMGLFLKAGALFVTGLTGLTDPNAVAVVMTVMLALVIAYTIMGGMVSVVITDYIQFVVLSFGMILTCGMAVYALGWPTIVETVAAVHGESGFNPFLEGSGFGPSYIMWMIFTAGLVSCAVWQTSVMRACAAESVEVVRRLYRWSSIGFLIRFMIPQFLGICALTFFFNNPEFRGFFFDETGSPTADPTVTLQAMPLFLSQILPTGIIGLVGAGLLAAFMSTHDSYLLCWASVLTHDVVAPATNERLTTRWRLALSRVFILVIGLFLLVWGLWYDLGQDLWDYMAVSGAIYFTGAFTLLLAGLYWKRASTVGAYLALTAGIGALAGLGPVNQALGLGMYKSDEIGLAITALALVLMFAGSILFPDRVERLARADGLERTDRSERPARPVRREES; translated from the coding sequence ATGCCGTCTCTCCCCACGAATTTTGGTACCCTGGACTGGCTGATCGTCGCCGTGTACATGGCGGCCACCGTCGGCGTGGGCCTGTACATGAACCGGTACATCCGGGACATGGGGGACTACATCGTGGCAGGCCGGTCGCTCAAGTCGCGCCTGGCCGTGGCGACCATGATCGGGAGCGAGCTCGGGCTGGTGACGGTCATGTACTCGGCCCAAAAGGGGTTCACGGGCGGGTTCGCGGCCTTCCACATCGCGGTCATCGCCGGCGTCGTGACCTTCATCGTGGGCATGACGGGCTTCATCGTGGTGCCCCTGCGCCGCCTCGGCGTGATGACGATCCCCGAGTTCTACGAGAAACGGTTCAGCCGCGGCGTGCGCGTCTTCGGCGGCTTGCTCCTCGCCTTCGCCGGCATCCTGAACATGGGCCTGTTCCTGAAAGCGGGCGCCCTGTTCGTGACGGGCCTGACGGGCCTGACCGATCCCAACGCTGTCGCCGTGGTCATGACCGTCATGCTCGCGCTGGTGATCGCCTACACCATCATGGGCGGCATGGTCTCGGTGGTGATAACCGACTATATCCAGTTCGTGGTCCTCTCCTTCGGCATGATCCTCACCTGTGGCATGGCGGTGTACGCTCTCGGCTGGCCGACCATCGTCGAAACCGTGGCGGCCGTTCACGGTGAGTCCGGCTTTAACCCCTTCCTGGAGGGCAGCGGCTTCGGACCCTCCTACATCATGTGGATGATCTTCACGGCGGGCCTCGTGTCCTGTGCCGTGTGGCAGACCTCGGTCATGCGCGCCTGCGCCGCCGAAAGCGTGGAAGTGGTGCGCAGGCTGTACCGGTGGTCCTCCATCGGCTTCCTGATCCGGTTCATGATCCCGCAGTTCCTCGGCATTTGCGCGCTCACGTTTTTCTTCAACAACCCCGAGTTCCGCGGGTTCTTCTTCGATGAAACCGGGTCGCCCACCGCCGACCCCACGGTGACGCTGCAGGCCATGCCCCTCTTCCTGTCCCAGATCCTGCCAACCGGCATCATCGGGCTCGTCGGCGCGGGGCTCCTCGCCGCCTTCATGTCGACCCACGACAGCTACCTGCTCTGCTGGGCGTCGGTGCTGACCCACGACGTCGTGGCCCCGGCCACGAACGAGCGGCTCACCACCCGTTGGCGCCTGGCGCTGTCGCGCGTCTTCATCCTCGTGATCGGACTGTTCCTGTTGGTATGGGGGCTCTGGTACGACCTGGGGCAGGACCTGTGGGACTACATGGCCGTGAGCGGCGCCATCTACTTCACCGGCGCCTTCACACTGCTGCTGGCCGGACTGTACTGGAAGCGGGCGAGCACCGTGGGGGCCTACCTTGCGCTCACCGCGGGCATCGGCGCCTTGGCGGGCCTGGGACCCGTGAACCAGGCGCTGGGACTGGGCATGTATAAAAGCGACGAGATCGGACTGGCCATCACCGCGCTGGCCCTGGTCCTCATGTTTGCCGGGTCGATACTGTTCCCGGACCGTGTGGAGCGCCTGGCCCGTGCGGATGGTCTTGAGCGCACGGACCGTTCGGAGCGTCCGGCTCGCCCGGTTCGGAGGGAGGAGTCGTGA
- a CDS encoding cobalamin-independent methionine synthase II family protein: MSEPAIKTTVVGSYPIPDWLAAYPTTPNLIDAAKVILKTQELAGIDVLTDGELSRFDVGHPETNGMIEYFIRPMSGITTEVSREILADFRKREGMAFRSTPGGIVRGKIGEGALNLPAAWQSMRSLTDRTLKFTVTSPYMLAKTLLDEHYGDLRAMTMDIAEVLRRQVAEIDAPILQVDEANLTGHPEDAGWAHEPVNHVLGAVKGEKGLHLCFGNYGGQSIQAGLWNDLMGFLNNLDVDHLVLEFARRGYDELPMFRDLRADIALGVGVVDIKDNGVESPDEVARRIEHSIDVLGAERVRWVHPDCGFWMLPRSVADRKMASLVAGRDLVLGRA; the protein is encoded by the coding sequence ATGTCAGAACCCGCAATAAAGACCACCGTGGTCGGCAGCTATCCCATCCCGGACTGGCTGGCGGCCTATCCCACCACACCCAACCTGATCGACGCGGCCAAGGTGATCCTGAAGACCCAGGAACTGGCCGGGATCGACGTACTCACCGACGGGGAACTGTCCCGCTTCGACGTCGGCCACCCGGAGACCAACGGGATGATCGAGTACTTCATCCGGCCCATGTCCGGGATTACGACGGAGGTTTCGCGCGAAATCCTCGCCGATTTCCGGAAGCGGGAGGGCATGGCTTTCCGCAGCACACCCGGCGGTATCGTACGTGGCAAAATCGGGGAAGGCGCGCTCAACCTGCCGGCCGCCTGGCAGTCGATGCGATCGCTCACGGACCGCACGCTCAAGTTCACCGTCACCTCTCCCTACATGCTGGCCAAGACGCTCCTGGACGAGCACTACGGCGATCTGCGTGCCATGACGATGGACATCGCCGAGGTGCTGCGCAGGCAGGTCGCCGAAATCGACGCGCCGATCCTGCAGGTGGACGAGGCCAACCTGACCGGCCATCCCGAGGACGCGGGCTGGGCCCACGAACCCGTCAACCACGTGCTCGGCGCGGTGAAGGGCGAGAAGGGACTGCACCTCTGCTTCGGCAACTACGGCGGCCAGAGCATCCAGGCCGGCCTGTGGAACGACCTGATGGGATTCCTGAACAACCTGGACGTCGACCATCTCGTCCTGGAGTTCGCGAGGCGGGGTTACGACGAACTGCCCATGTTCAGGGATCTGCGCGCGGACATCGCGCTGGGCGTGGGCGTGGTCGACATCAAGGACAACGGCGTGGAATCGCCTGACGAGGTCGCCCGCCGCATCGAACACTCCATCGACGTGCTCGGAGCTGAGCGCGTGCGCTGGGTGCACCCCGACTGTGGCTTCTGGATGCTGCCCCGGAGCGTGGCGGACCGCAAGATGGCCAGCCTGGTGGCCGGGCGGGATCTCGTGCTGGGCCGGGCGTAG
- a CDS encoding SLC13 family permease gives MGRRADTPVRSLQLKTTIQWIGLIAGPALALLLYGLLPHAYPNSAGETVEFSNAGRATMALAAWMAVWWMTEAVELYATALLPLVALPMTGAASVRAAAAPYAHELIFLFMGGFLIALAMQRWGLHRRLALRALRAAGDHPAGIVACFMGVTAFFSMWVSNTATAVMMLPIALSIISLVEQVEPGTKARPHFALCLLLGIAYAASIGGIGTIIGTPPNVFLASFIQSSLGQEISFVRWMGVGLPLVAVFLPIAWLMLTRVLYPLRGERIEGSREVTERAYRELGVMSSGERVVLVVFLLAALSWIARPLLVRVQIGDMHPLAGLSDPVIAMVAALVLFVVPVDVKRRVFVMNWETALKLPWGILLLFGGGLSLAAAIRINGVGEYIGHQLGILSGIPVLLLVMAVIALVIFLTELTSNTATTATFIPILAALAPVFDLHPFMLIVPAAIAASCAFMLPVATPPNAIVFGSGHVTIQQMIRAGFWLNLLGVILITVLAYTVMMRMLGV, from the coding sequence ATCGGCAGGCGGGCTGATACACCAGTGAGATCCCTCCAACTCAAAACCACCATCCAGTGGATCGGCCTGATCGCCGGTCCCGCGCTGGCACTCCTGCTCTACGGCCTGCTGCCCCACGCGTACCCGAACAGCGCGGGCGAGACGGTCGAATTCTCGAACGCGGGCCGGGCCACGATGGCCCTGGCGGCGTGGATGGCGGTCTGGTGGATGACAGAGGCCGTGGAGCTTTACGCCACGGCGCTCCTGCCGCTGGTCGCCCTTCCCATGACCGGCGCGGCATCGGTGCGTGCGGCGGCCGCGCCTTACGCCCACGAGTTGATCTTCCTCTTCATGGGCGGCTTTCTCATTGCCCTGGCCATGCAGCGCTGGGGGCTCCATCGACGTCTTGCCCTCAGGGCGCTGCGCGCGGCCGGCGATCATCCGGCGGGCATCGTGGCGTGCTTCATGGGCGTGACGGCCTTTTTCAGCATGTGGGTGTCCAACACGGCCACCGCGGTCATGATGCTGCCCATCGCGCTAAGCATCATCAGCCTGGTGGAGCAGGTGGAACCCGGAACAAAGGCGCGCCCTCATTTCGCCCTGTGCCTCCTCCTGGGCATCGCCTACGCGGCGTCCATCGGCGGCATCGGCACGATCATCGGTACGCCCCCCAACGTCTTCCTCGCCTCCTTTATCCAGTCCAGCCTCGGCCAGGAGATCAGCTTCGTCCGTTGGATGGGCGTGGGGCTTCCCCTGGTGGCGGTCTTCCTGCCGATTGCCTGGCTGATGCTGACCCGGGTCCTCTATCCCCTGCGGGGTGAGCGCATTGAGGGGAGCAGGGAAGTGACGGAAAGGGCATACCGGGAGTTGGGCGTGATGTCGAGTGGGGAAAGGGTCGTCCTTGTGGTGTTCCTGCTCGCGGCCCTGTCTTGGATTGCGAGGCCGCTGCTGGTGCGCGTCCAGATCGGAGACATGCACCCACTGGCGGGCCTGTCCGATCCGGTCATCGCCATGGTCGCGGCCCTGGTCCTCTTCGTGGTGCCGGTGGACGTGAAACGGCGGGTGTTCGTGATGAACTGGGAAACGGCCCTGAAGCTCCCCTGGGGAATCCTGCTGCTCTTCGGAGGCGGGCTCAGCCTGGCGGCGGCGATCCGTATCAACGGCGTGGGGGAATACATCGGGCACCAACTGGGAATCCTGTCCGGCATCCCGGTTTTGCTGCTGGTCATGGCCGTCATCGCGCTGGTGATCTTCCTCACGGAACTGACCAGCAACACGGCCACCACGGCCACGTTTATCCCTATCCTGGCCGCCCTGGCGCCGGTATTCGACCTGCACCCCTTCATGCTGATCGTGCCGGCCGCCATCGCAGCCAGCTGCGCCTTCATGCTGCCGGTCGCCACCCCGCCCAACGCCATCGTATTCGGGTCCGGGCACGTCACGATCCAGCAGATGATCCGGGCCGGGTTCTGGCTGAACCTGCTGGGCGTGATCCTGATCACCGTGCTCGCATATACGGTGATGATGCGGATGCTGGGCGTTTGA